A window of Methanobrevibacter olleyae contains these coding sequences:
- a CDS encoding single-stranded-DNA-specific exonuclease RecJ, translated as MLKKHIENDNIIRLISHNDADGISAAGVIANAIKEEGGQFHITIVPRLKPDVIRDVAKEKYELYVFSDMGSACIKQLNSLKSDVIVADHHQPSTHKPKDNLVHVNPHLFGVDGSREISGAGSSYLVVRDMGKKHLAYMALIGAFGDMQCQNRFTGVNQLILKDGQEAGNLEIHEDLKIVSKTQEPLFKSIAYTLNPPLPGLTGSLENSQGLLEKMGVSYGINFIELEDEEKDVVKDELVKINPQIFGDVYSVPREHPVLRNLEEYSAILDACGKNKEYGLALSIILGEREEPLDKALKFQKSYRDNLTKGFDWINREGAQQMNYIQYIYSEDKVLKSIIGTIAGVGMSAKILDDNKPILGLSRLHKDIKVSGRATRPMVTCGVNLGKALADASVNFGGQGGGHDIAAGAIIPYEAKNQFLHLVDQIIESQLNS; from the coding sequence ATGCTTAAAAAGCATATTGAAAATGATAACATTATTAGATTAATTTCTCATAATGATGCTGACGGAATATCCGCAGCTGGTGTTATAGCTAATGCTATAAAAGAAGAAGGGGGACAATTCCATATAACTATTGTTCCTCGTTTAAAACCAGATGTAATTAGGGATGTTGCAAAGGAAAAATATGAATTATACGTTTTTTCAGATATGGGCAGTGCTTGTATTAAACAACTTAATTCCCTAAAATCTGATGTTATTGTTGCAGACCACCATCAGCCAAGTACTCATAAACCTAAAGATAATCTTGTTCATGTAAACCCTCATTTATTTGGTGTTGACGGAAGTCGTGAAATAAGTGGTGCAGGTTCTAGCTATTTGGTTGTTAGAGATATGGGTAAGAAACATTTAGCATATATGGCACTTATCGGTGCTTTTGGTGATATGCAATGTCAGAATAGATTTACTGGTGTAAACCAATTAATATTAAAAGATGGTCAAGAAGCAGGTAATTTAGAAATCCATGAAGATTTAAAGATAGTCTCTAAAACACAAGAACCTTTATTTAAATCAATTGCTTATACTTTAAACCCCCCACTTCCAGGTTTAACTGGTAGCTTGGAGAACTCCCAAGGACTCCTTGAAAAAATGGGTGTTTCTTATGGTATTAATTTCATTGAATTAGAAGATGAGGAAAAGGATGTTGTTAAAGATGAACTTGTAAAAATAAATCCTCAAATATTTGGGGATGTTTATAGTGTTCCTCGTGAGCATCCTGTTTTACGTAATTTAGAAGAGTATTCTGCAATCTTAGATGCTTGTGGTAAAAACAAGGAATATGGATTAGCACTTAGCATTATTCTTGGTGAGCGAGAAGAGCCTTTAGATAAAGCTCTCAAATTTCAAAAATCTTATAGGGATAATCTCACTAAAGGGTTTGATTGGATTAACCGTGAAGGTGCCCAACAAATGAATTATATTCAATATATTTACAGTGAAGATAAAGTCCTTAAAAGTATCATTGGAACAATTGCTGGTGTAGGAATGTCTGCTAAAATATTAGATGATAATAAGCCTATTTTAGGCCTATCTAGACTTCATAAAGATATTAAAGTTTCTGGTAGAGCTACACGACCAATGGTTACATGTGGAGTTAATTTAGGTAAAGCTTTAGCTGATGCTTCAGTTAACTTCGGTGGACAAGGTGGTGGACATGACATAGCAGCAGGCGCTATTATACCATATGAAGCTAAGAATCAATTCTTACATTTAGTTGATCAGATTATCGAGTCTCAATTAAATAGTTAA
- a CDS encoding 30S ribosomal protein S15, whose amino-acid sequence MARPEWIAYTNEEIEEFIVKFKREGKTASQIGVILRDQYGIPSVKEVTGEKITQILKRNDQAEDYPEDLMNLIRRAVNIRDHLEENPKDLHGKRGLTIIESRIRRLGRYYAANGQLPEGWRYDPTKAALLVK is encoded by the coding sequence ATGGCAAGACCAGAATGGATTGCATATACTAATGAAGAAATCGAAGAATTTATTGTAAAATTCAAAAGAGAAGGTAAAACTGCAAGTCAAATCGGAGTAATTTTAAGAGATCAATATGGTATTCCTAGTGTTAAAGAAGTAACTGGTGAAAAGATTACCCAAATCTTAAAAAGAAACGATCAAGCAGAAGACTACCCTGAAGATTTAATGAATTTAATCAGAAGAGCAGTAAATATCAGAGATCATTTAGAAGAAAACCCAAAAGACCTTCATGGTAAAAGAGGATTAACTATCATTGAATCTAGAATTCGTAGATTAGGTAGATACTATGCAGCAAATGGCCAATTACCAGAAGGATGGAGATACGATCCAACAAAAGCAGCACTCCTTGTCAAATAG